One genomic segment of Belonocnema kinseyi isolate 2016_QV_RU_SX_M_011 chromosome 2, B_treatae_v1, whole genome shotgun sequence includes these proteins:
- the LOC117183082 gene encoding uncharacterized protein LOC117183082 has translation MVGPTIQDDLYSLIIRFRFHNYVLIADIEKMYRQFLIREEDRQYQRILWPKNDQILEYCLNTVTFEFDPSYILAIRCLHQLVEDEGHDFPFAASILKRDLHVDNLITGANTCEEAREIYDQMTKLLSRAQLNMRQ, from the coding sequence ATGGTCGGTCCAACAATACAAGATGatctttattctttaataatCCGTTTTCGCTTTCACAATTACGTGCTCATAGCAGACATTGAGAAAATGTACAGACAGTTCTTAATTCGCGAAGAAGATCGGCAGTATCAAAGGATTTTGTGGCCTAAAAATGATCAGATATTAGAATATTGTCTAAATACGGTTACTTTTGAGTTTGATCCATCGTATATTTTAGCCATACGGTGCTTGCATCAATTAGTTGAGGATGAAGGTCATGATTTTCCTTTCGCGGCGAGTATATTGAAAAGGGATTTGCATGTGGATAATCTCATTACTGGAGCTAACACATGTGAAGAGGCGCGAGAGATTTATGATCAAATGACTAAACTCTTAAGTCGAGCTCAACTAAACATGCGACAATAA